The Candidatus Phaeomarinobacter ectocarpi genome includes a region encoding these proteins:
- a CDS encoding DsbA family oxidoreductase, translating into MFIDVVSDTVCPWCYIGKRRFDMAKAERPDIEIDLRWRPYQLDPTIPAEGVDRREYMEAKFGKNRSKEVGNVIREAADEAGITLAFDKIQRSPNTFDSHRLIRWGASAGAQNEIVEILFRRYFEDGEDIGDRKVLVDAAKEAAMDHELVAYLLLHNKDADLVANEANQAREMGISGVPTFLFEGKFAVVGAQETEGYLRAIDKVQAKLSEQAAQ; encoded by the coding sequence ATGTTCATCGACGTCGTATCAGACACTGTCTGCCCGTGGTGTTACATCGGCAAACGCCGTTTCGACATGGCAAAGGCTGAACGCCCCGACATTGAGATTGACCTGCGCTGGCGCCCCTATCAGCTGGACCCGACGATCCCGGCTGAAGGTGTGGACCGTCGCGAATACATGGAAGCCAAGTTCGGCAAGAACCGCTCCAAGGAGGTTGGCAACGTCATTCGAGAGGCGGCCGACGAAGCCGGAATTACCCTGGCTTTCGACAAAATTCAGCGCTCGCCTAATACGTTTGATTCGCACCGGCTGATCCGCTGGGGCGCAAGTGCCGGGGCGCAAAACGAAATCGTGGAAATCCTGTTCCGCCGCTACTTCGAGGATGGCGAAGACATTGGTGACCGCAAGGTCCTGGTCGATGCCGCCAAGGAAGCGGCCATGGACCATGAACTGGTGGCCTATCTGCTGCTTCACAACAAGGATGCTGATCTGGTGGCCAACGAAGCCAATCAGGCCCGGGAAATGGGCATCTCCGGCGTCCCCACATTCCTGTTTGAAGGCAAGTTCGCCGTTGTTGGGGCGCAGGAAACAGAAGGCTATTTACGGGCCATCGACAAAGTGCAGGCAAAGCTCAGCGAGCAGGCTGCCCAATAG
- a CDS encoding methyl-accepting chemotaxis protein: protein MKTSKLAAVTGSLKSAGQNAGGFFGFMNNLKVSTRIFGGFGIVLALLALVGGLSVFALDDAEVTFEEYRALAEQANAVAVVQAHLLTTRIKVKDFIITKSDTAADAVHKYVDRTIADIEHALTVVADSERKTLLLGMAEEMAEYERHFDRVIELNNQRNAVVTEVLEKAGPRVEKELTEIMDSAYADGDADAAYETAVVQRQLLLAELHATEFLVNNREDTYKKTMHEFEELTASANALASRLQNPGRRALAQDAASYIGKYRDAFDKVHGIIVERNTEIASELDVIGPRIAKSIESYEVSIQEQQTRIGTEASAHIHQSVIVDVAVAGFSLAFGAVMAWIIGTGISGPIQRMTTAMKEIAEGNKTIDVPSRDQKDEIGAMAGAVQVFKENALEVDRLNEEQAERDRTAEEEKRQAMMALADDFEASVKQVVASVSTGASDITAAAQQLTSAAESAVQKSTAVADASTEASGNVQTVAAASEEMSSSIQEIARQVSESTRSTGDAKDEVEQTDAVVRDLAEAAQKIGEVVTLISDIAEQTNLLALNATIEAARAGESGKGFAVVASEVKNLAQQTAKATGEIAQQIDGVQSTTDTAVQAIGRIKDTIMKVDEIAGSISAAVEEQTAAVAEISNSTQHAARGTQQVNENIGEVQRSSEETGTAARRALDTATDLSGQSEDLRQKVEQFLGRVRAA, encoded by the coding sequence ATGAAAACATCAAAGTTGGCGGCCGTGACGGGCTCACTCAAATCCGCTGGACAAAACGCCGGCGGCTTTTTCGGATTTATGAACAATCTCAAGGTTTCAACGCGCATCTTCGGCGGGTTCGGCATTGTCCTTGCGCTTCTCGCGCTGGTCGGGGGGCTGTCGGTCTTCGCCCTTGATGATGCGGAAGTCACATTTGAGGAATACCGCGCGTTGGCCGAACAGGCCAATGCGGTGGCCGTCGTTCAGGCGCACTTGCTGACGACGCGCATCAAGGTGAAAGATTTCATCATCACCAAGTCCGACACGGCGGCAGATGCGGTCCACAAATATGTCGACCGGACCATCGCCGACATCGAGCACGCTCTTACGGTTGTCGCGGATTCAGAACGCAAAACGCTTTTGCTCGGGATGGCAGAAGAAATGGCGGAGTATGAACGCCATTTCGACCGCGTTATCGAGCTCAACAACCAGCGCAATGCAGTCGTGACCGAGGTTCTTGAAAAGGCGGGCCCGCGCGTCGAAAAAGAGCTTACCGAGATCATGGACAGTGCGTATGCAGACGGTGACGCCGATGCGGCCTATGAAACCGCCGTTGTCCAACGCCAACTCCTGCTCGCTGAACTGCATGCGACAGAGTTTCTGGTGAACAACCGCGAAGACACTTACAAAAAGACCATGCATGAGTTCGAAGAACTCACCGCCAGCGCGAATGCCCTGGCGTCACGGCTGCAGAATCCAGGGCGGCGTGCGCTGGCGCAGGATGCGGCCAGCTATATCGGCAAGTACCGCGATGCCTTCGACAAGGTCCACGGGATCATCGTTGAGCGGAACACCGAGATCGCCAGCGAACTGGACGTGATCGGGCCGCGGATTGCCAAGTCCATCGAGAGTTATGAAGTCTCGATCCAGGAACAGCAGACGCGCATCGGCACGGAAGCGTCGGCACATATTCACCAGTCGGTGATCGTTGACGTGGCGGTTGCCGGGTTCAGCCTGGCCTTCGGTGCCGTCATGGCATGGATTATCGGGACAGGAATTTCCGGTCCAATCCAGCGCATGACCACAGCTATGAAGGAAATCGCCGAGGGCAACAAGACCATTGATGTGCCGTCACGTGACCAGAAAGACGAGATCGGCGCCATGGCCGGTGCAGTTCAGGTGTTTAAGGAAAACGCGCTTGAAGTTGACCGGCTGAATGAAGAGCAGGCAGAGCGTGACCGCACCGCCGAGGAAGAAAAGCGGCAGGCCATGATGGCGCTTGCTGATGACTTCGAGGCTTCGGTCAAGCAGGTCGTCGCAAGCGTATCCACTGGTGCTTCGGACATTACGGCTGCGGCTCAGCAACTCACTTCTGCTGCTGAGAGTGCTGTGCAGAAGTCGACAGCTGTTGCTGATGCCTCAACTGAAGCATCCGGCAATGTGCAGACGGTGGCTGCTGCCTCTGAAGAAATGTCGAGTTCCATTCAGGAGATTGCACGTCAGGTTTCAGAATCGACACGCAGCACAGGTGACGCCAAGGATGAAGTCGAGCAGACCGATGCGGTGGTCCGTGACCTTGCGGAAGCCGCTCAGAAAATTGGCGAGGTTGTTACGCTGATTTCTGACATTGCCGAGCAGACGAACCTCCTGGCTCTCAATGCAACGATTGAGGCCGCACGGGCAGGGGAATCCGGCAAGGGCTTTGCGGTTGTTGCCTCCGAGGTCAAAAACCTTGCGCAGCAGACAGCCAAGGCAACCGGCGAGATTGCTCAGCAGATTGATGGTGTGCAGAGCACGACTGATACCGCTGTGCAGGCCATTGGCCGGATCAAGGACACCATCATGAAGGTGGACGAGATCGCGGGTTCAATCTCAGCAGCCGTTGAAGAACAGACAGCTGCCGTGGCTGAAATTTCAAACAGCACGCAGCATGCCGCCCGCGGCACGCAGCAGGTGAATGAAAACATCGGAGAAGTTCAGCGTTCATCAGAAGAGACCGGGACAGCGGCCCGCCGTGCTCTTGATACTGCGACGGACCTTTCCGGACAGTCGGAAGATCTTCGCCAGAAGGTCGAACAGTTCCTGGGCCGCGTGCGCGCAGCCTAG
- a CDS encoding glucose 1-dehydrogenase — MTDAHVFDLTGKTALISGTTSGFGRHMAITLAKAGAHVAITGRRVERLDDLKKEIEAFDGRALPIALDVTHMDSIKRCIETCETELGPLDILVNNAGMNIDQMASDVTEDAYDTVMNTNLKGAFFMAQEASKRMIEKGRPGRIINIASIGGHTVLPGLSVYCMSKAAVLMMTKSLAREWARYDINVTALCPGFIETELNAHWFATDPGQKQVKGYPRRRLGEIADLDGALLLMASDQGRIITGTSLTIDDGQSL; from the coding sequence ATGACCGACGCCCATGTATTTGACCTGACCGGCAAGACAGCCCTCATCTCCGGCACCACGTCAGGGTTCGGGCGGCACATGGCCATAACTCTGGCGAAAGCCGGCGCCCATGTGGCCATTACCGGTCGGCGGGTTGAACGGCTGGATGACCTCAAGAAGGAAATCGAGGCCTTTGACGGCCGGGCACTGCCCATCGCGCTTGATGTGACCCACATGGACAGCATCAAGAGGTGCATCGAAACATGCGAAACCGAACTCGGTCCGCTGGACATCCTCGTCAACAATGCGGGCATGAACATCGACCAGATGGCATCGGACGTGACTGAGGACGCCTATGACACGGTAATGAATACCAACCTCAAAGGTGCATTCTTCATGGCGCAGGAAGCATCCAAGCGGATGATTGAGAAGGGCCGACCCGGGCGCATCATCAATATTGCTTCCATCGGCGGGCACACCGTGCTGCCAGGCCTCTCCGTCTACTGCATGTCAAAAGCGGCTGTATTGATGATGACGAAGTCTTTGGCGCGCGAATGGGCGCGATACGATATCAACGTCACCGCGCTGTGCCCGGGCTTCATCGAAACCGAGTTGAACGCACACTGGTTTGCCACCGACCCCGGACAAAAGCAGGTGAAGGGCTATCCAAGGCGGCGTCTTGGAGAAATTGCGGATCTGGATGGAGCGCTGTTGCTGATGGCATCTGATCAGGGCCGCATCATCACTGGAACGTCGCTGACGATTGATGACGGGCAATCGCTGTGA
- a CDS encoding acyl-CoA synthetase: MRLAHCGPALYTAAMSEHHYTGDLPPEKFNMAAFCLSPALHRDPAKIALTIDHGDDQPDRWSYAALDRAVQGIAAGLQARGLSKGDRVLIRMGNTPEAALMFFGAIAGGFVPVPTSAQLTQLEAAFVLRNSGAELIALSPDLPIDSGQTPTLLPPDIAELAQSPGAGYADTHKDDPAFLVYTSGTSGTPKGVLHAHRSVWGRKPMVEGWYGLTSNDVMVHAGAVNWTYTLGVGLSDPWANGAATVLYNGPKDINVWPRLIRTHKGTLFAAVPSLYRQLLRDSDICDGIPTLRHGLTAGEPLPEQVAADWAGMTGLPLFEALGMSECSTYISSGPVTPTRAGSPGRPQPGRCVAILPAEKTADATPLPPGETGLLAVHRTDPALMLGYWKRPEEDMQVWHGDWFCGGDLAHMDDDGYVWFEGRADDVMNAQGYRVSPAEVEAALLSHRGVHEVAVREVEVSSGVHLIAAFVKPEGIAPEIADLLAHAANSLAPYKRPREIRFLDEMPRTANGKLARKQLPARL, translated from the coding sequence GTGAGACTGGCGCACTGCGGCCCCGCGCTCTATACCGCCGCTATGAGCGAACATCACTACACCGGCGACCTGCCACCTGAAAAATTCAACATGGCGGCGTTCTGTCTGTCGCCCGCCCTCCATCGCGATCCCGCCAAAATCGCATTGACCATCGATCACGGTGACGACCAGCCGGATCGGTGGAGTTATGCAGCGCTTGATCGTGCGGTTCAGGGTATCGCTGCCGGTCTTCAGGCGCGCGGCCTCTCAAAGGGTGACAGGGTGCTCATACGAATGGGCAATACACCTGAAGCGGCATTGATGTTCTTTGGCGCAATTGCCGGTGGGTTTGTGCCGGTGCCGACATCCGCACAGCTGACCCAGCTCGAAGCGGCATTTGTCCTGCGGAATTCGGGTGCCGAGTTGATCGCGTTGTCACCAGATCTGCCAATCGATAGCGGCCAGACACCCACGCTCCTGCCGCCAGACATCGCTGAGCTTGCCCAGTCACCCGGCGCTGGATACGCGGACACGCACAAGGATGATCCCGCTTTTCTGGTTTACACGTCAGGCACCAGTGGGACACCCAAAGGGGTGCTGCATGCGCACCGCAGCGTCTGGGGCCGCAAGCCGATGGTCGAGGGCTGGTATGGCCTGACGTCCAATGACGTGATGGTGCACGCAGGTGCCGTCAATTGGACGTACACCCTGGGCGTTGGCCTGTCGGATCCTTGGGCAAATGGCGCGGCAACGGTTTTGTATAACGGGCCAAAGGACATCAATGTCTGGCCGCGCTTGATACGCACGCACAAAGGCACCCTGTTTGCGGCGGTGCCCAGTCTCTATCGACAGCTACTGCGTGACAGCGACATCTGCGACGGTATTCCAACACTGCGCCATGGCCTCACAGCGGGCGAGCCTCTTCCCGAACAGGTGGCCGCAGATTGGGCCGGCATGACAGGCCTGCCGCTCTTTGAAGCTTTGGGGATGAGCGAATGCTCTACATACATCTCATCTGGGCCCGTCACACCCACGCGAGCCGGATCGCCGGGACGACCCCAGCCGGGGCGCTGCGTTGCCATTCTGCCTGCCGAAAAAACGGCGGATGCGACCCCTCTCCCACCAGGTGAGACGGGGTTGCTGGCAGTCCACAGGACGGACCCGGCGCTCATGCTTGGCTATTGGAAGCGCCCTGAAGAAGATATGCAAGTTTGGCACGGTGACTGGTTCTGTGGAGGCGATCTCGCCCATATGGATGACGATGGGTATGTGTGGTTTGAAGGCCGGGCCGATGACGTGATGAACGCGCAGGGCTATCGCGTAAGCCCGGCAGAAGTGGAGGCTGCCCTTCTAAGTCACCGTGGCGTCCATGAGGTGGCCGTGCGCGAAGTCGAAGTATCGTCCGGGGTCCACTTGATTGCAGCATTCGTGAAGCCGGAAGGGATTGCTCCCGAGATTGCAGACCTGTTGGCCCATGCCGCAAATAGTCTGGCGCCCTATAAGCGTCCAAGGGAAATCCGCTTCCTGGATGAAATGCCGCGCACCGCCAACGGCAAACTGGCACGCAAACAGCTGCCAGCACGTCTGTAG